One genomic segment of Rivularia sp. PCC 7116 includes these proteins:
- a CDS encoding S8 family serine peptidase translates to MKKLTWVIWGLSASCVSVPVFALTTSVGSAGIDALKLHKPPYNLFGRKIALGQVEIGRPGQFGLDKSVSKNRSISLAGVFQRNKPAKSNKGVDPHAYNVAGVMVSNDKGFKGVAPGARLYSSAVGSTKGMGQPEECLSAQHIALQNGNDVRAINFSFGEPLSRDPRSNPVLDGKALLTLCVDWSSRVHNVLYAIAGNQGKGGIPIPTDNFNGINVAFSSRRGEIFRKLDVSNLVAINQSMTARLSGKELNLGPRRTINIVAPGNRISLLNPNGQTKKVTGTSFATPHVTGTVALLQEFGDRMLKKAKKLPQQQKLAWSIESRRHEVMKAVLLNSTEKIKDDGNGLKLGMTRTIIDKQNKNWLDSDAYKDAAIPLHTQMGTGHLNAFRAYQQFSAGQWSPKTAVPAMGWDYRAIFAGTSTDYTLAKPLQKGSFVAITLAWDRLVELRDTNRNGKYDKGENFRDRGLNNLDLYLVKTDDKNKENRSACASVSRVDSVEHIFCPIPKDGNYTIRVKFKNSINEPTQPYALAWWTASK, encoded by the coding sequence ATGAAAAAATTGACCTGGGTGATTTGGGGATTAAGTGCTTCTTGTGTGAGTGTTCCAGTATTTGCTTTAACTACTTCTGTTGGTAGTGCAGGTATTGATGCTTTAAAGCTGCATAAGCCGCCATATAATTTGTTTGGTCGAAAAATTGCTCTTGGTCAAGTGGAAATTGGTCGTCCGGGTCAATTTGGTTTAGATAAATCTGTTTCTAAAAATCGTTCCATATCTTTAGCAGGTGTTTTCCAGCGCAATAAGCCAGCTAAGTCTAATAAAGGTGTTGACCCTCATGCTTATAATGTTGCTGGGGTGATGGTTAGTAACGACAAAGGTTTTAAAGGTGTTGCTCCAGGAGCGCGCTTGTATTCTTCTGCTGTTGGCTCTACCAAGGGCATGGGTCAGCCCGAGGAGTGTCTATCGGCTCAACATATTGCTCTGCAAAATGGTAATGATGTTCGCGCAATCAACTTCAGTTTTGGCGAACCTCTGAGCCGCGATCCCAGATCTAACCCCGTTTTGGATGGTAAAGCTTTGCTTACATTATGTGTTGATTGGTCTAGTCGCGTTCATAATGTTTTGTATGCGATCGCGGGTAATCAAGGTAAGGGCGGAATTCCCATTCCCACAGATAACTTTAATGGAATTAATGTTGCCTTTTCCTCTCGACGAGGAGAGATTTTTAGAAAGCTTGATGTCTCCAATTTAGTAGCTATTAATCAGTCAATGACTGCGCGTTTATCTGGGAAAGAACTTAATTTAGGTCCTCGGCGCACCATAAATATAGTTGCTCCTGGAAATCGAATTAGTTTGCTAAATCCAAATGGACAAACTAAAAAAGTTACGGGAACCAGTTTTGCAACTCCTCACGTTACTGGAACTGTGGCTTTGCTACAAGAATTTGGCGATAGGATGCTCAAAAAAGCCAAAAAATTACCCCAGCAACAGAAACTTGCTTGGAGTATTGAGTCTCGTCGTCATGAAGTCATGAAAGCTGTTTTACTCAATTCAACCGAAAAAATCAAAGATGATGGAAATGGCTTAAAGCTAGGAATGACTCGTACCATAATTGATAAGCAAAATAAAAACTGGTTGGATTCTGATGCTTATAAAGATGCAGCAATTCCTTTGCATACCCAAATGGGAACCGGACATTTAAATGCTTTTCGTGCTTACCAACAATTTAGTGCCGGACAATGGAGTCCAAAAACAGCAGTACCGGCTATGGGTTGGGATTATCGGGCTATTTTTGCCGGAACATCAACGGACTACACTTTAGCAAAACCTTTACAAAAAGGTAGTTTCGTTGCAATCACTTTAGCTTGGGATAGGTTGGTAGAACTTCGCGATACCAACAGAAATGGCAAGTATGATAAAGGAGAAAATTTTCGCGATCGCGGCTTGAATAATCTCGATTTATATTTAGTCAAGACAGACGACAAAAATAAAGAAAACCGTAGCGCTTGCGCTTCTGTTAGTCGAGTTGACAGCGTGGAACATATTTTCTGCCCGATACCTAAAGATGGTAATTATACAATTCGCGTCAAGTTTAAAAATAGCATTAACGAACCAACTCAGCCTTATGCTTTAGCTTGGTGGACTGCATCTAAATAA
- a CDS encoding peptidoglycan-binding protein — MVLKKYKEGSFTMGYEYPGYYLQNYCEDQAVFGVQEVLQNIGYAVGVVDGKFGPATQQAVMNFQANNGLSCDGIVGPNTWASLMSCVGC; from the coding sequence ATGGTACTAAAAAAATATAAAGAAGGGAGTTTTACAATGGGTTACGAATATCCAGGTTACTACTTGCAAAATTACTGCGAAGACCAAGCAGTATTTGGCGTACAAGAAGTACTGCAAAATATTGGATATGCAGTAGGCGTGGTTGATGGAAAGTTTGGTCCTGCCACTCAACAAGCTGTGATGAATTTTCAAGCAAATAACGGTTTATCTTGTGATGGAATTGTTGGTCCTAACACCTGGGCTTCTTTGATGAGTTGTGTCGGTTGCTAA